Proteins found in one Nitrosopumilus maritimus SCM1 genomic segment:
- a CDS encoding Mrp/NBP35 family ATP-binding protein, with amino-acid sequence MVGIDQVLEKLSTVIDPDLKKDIVSMGMIKDLELNDNNLKFTLELTTPACPFNVEIEDDVRKAIGELTELKNFDMNVTAKVMEGRSLDADTGMATVKNIIGVASGKGGVGKSTVSLNLALALQQTGAKVGLLDADIYGPSIPLMLGMKDGFMEVEDNKLQPAESNGLKVVSFGFFAEQAHQAAIYRGPIISGILKQFLVDTNWSDLDYLIVDLPPGTGDIPLTLAQTIPITGILVVTTPQDVASNVAVKAIGMFEKLNVPIIGVVENMSHFICPNCDERHYIFGDGGAKKISEQHNMPFLGEIPLNSGIMSGSDIGKPIMITNPDSPSADAFRIAAKNIAAQCSILAAKLQEEMESEGSNEESAPEASTN; translated from the coding sequence ATGGTTGGCATAGATCAAGTCCTTGAAAAACTTAGTACAGTAATTGATCCTGACTTGAAAAAAGACATTGTATCAATGGGAATGATCAAAGATTTAGAACTTAATGATAACAACTTGAAATTTACACTAGAATTAACTACTCCTGCGTGTCCTTTCAATGTCGAAATTGAAGATGATGTAAGAAAAGCAATTGGCGAACTTACTGAATTGAAAAACTTTGACATGAATGTAACTGCAAAGGTAATGGAGGGACGCTCACTTGATGCAGACACTGGAATGGCTACAGTCAAAAATATTATTGGTGTCGCAAGTGGAAAAGGTGGTGTAGGCAAATCAACAGTATCTCTCAATTTAGCTTTGGCACTACAACAAACAGGTGCAAAAGTTGGATTACTTGATGCTGATATCTATGGCCCAAGTATTCCGTTAATGCTTGGAATGAAAGATGGATTTATGGAAGTTGAAGATAACAAACTTCAACCAGCAGAATCAAATGGTCTCAAAGTTGTTTCATTTGGTTTCTTTGCAGAACAAGCACACCAAGCCGCAATTTACCGTGGCCCAATTATATCTGGTATTCTAAAACAATTCTTAGTTGACACAAACTGGTCTGATTTGGATTATCTTATTGTAGATCTTCCTCCAGGAACTGGTGATATTCCATTAACTCTTGCACAAACAATTCCTATTACTGGAATTCTAGTAGTTACTACTCCTCAAGATGTTGCAAGTAATGTCGCAGTAAAAGCAATCGGCATGTTTGAAAAACTAAACGTTCCAATCATTGGTGTTGTTGAAAACATGAGTCATTTCATATGTCCAAATTGTGATGAAAGACATTACATCTTTGGTGATGGTGGTGCAAAGAAAATTAGTGAACAACACAACATGCCTTTCTTAGGTGAAATTCCATTAAACTCTGGAATCATGTCTGGTTCTGATATAGGAAAACCAATCATGATTACAAATCCTGATTCTCCAAGTGCTGATGCATTTAGAATTGCTGCCAAAAACATTGCAGCACAATGTAGTATTCTTGCAGCAAAACTTCAAGAAGAGATGGAGTCTGAAGGCTCTAATGAAGAATCTGCTCCAGAGGCAAGTACAAACTAG
- a CDS encoding GTP-dependent dephospho-CoA kinase family protein, with the protein MKIPLGILLSENQADKENILKHLEENSYIITVGDRTTEKMIDFDLIPSLQIVDGIEKREKREPPKLVNTTEITVDNPPAEITSQSIDVIKKAFSMESPVRILVTGEEDLLVLPVCIHAPENSVVMYGQPNEGLVIVKITSEIRNKVQSLLDLME; encoded by the coding sequence ATGAAAATCCCTTTGGGCATTCTTTTGTCTGAAAATCAGGCAGACAAAGAAAATATTCTAAAACATCTTGAAGAAAACTCCTACATCATTACAGTTGGTGATAGAACTACTGAAAAGATGATTGATTTTGACTTGATTCCATCACTACAAATCGTAGATGGTATTGAAAAAAGAGAAAAGAGAGAACCTCCAAAACTTGTAAACACAACTGAGATTACAGTTGACAACCCTCCTGCAGAAATCACTTCCCAAAGCATTGATGTTATCAAAAAGGCATTCTCGATGGAATCTCCAGTAAGAATTCTTGTTACTGGTGAAGAAGACCTCTTGGTATTGCCTGTATGCATACATGCACCTGAAAATTCTGTTGTGATGTATGGTCAACCTAATGAAGGACTAGTAATAGTCAAAATTACCTCAGAAATTAGAAATAAAGTACAAAGTCTACTTGATTTAATGGAATAA
- a CDS encoding DNA-directed RNA polymerase produces the protein MFSISTLVDVVRIPPSLFGTTLKKAAVNILKEKYESMINADLGYIIMILDAKVDEMGKMIAGDGGTFHRVQFEALTFYPKLQEIVQGEIVDITDFGAFVRIGPTDALLHLSQVMDDYLKSDVKSGMILANQSGRTLKVGSTLRARITAVSLGKAAAMGKIGITCRQPFLGADEWIEEEIKKSSGGAEEPAKEAKVEAS, from the coding sequence TTGTTTTCTATATCTACTCTAGTTGATGTTGTCAGGATTCCTCCAAGCTTGTTTGGAACCACACTCAAAAAGGCAGCAGTAAACATTCTCAAAGAAAAGTACGAGAGTATGATTAATGCAGATTTAGGTTACATCATTATGATTTTAGATGCTAAAGTTGATGAAATGGGAAAGATGATTGCCGGAGACGGAGGAACATTCCACAGAGTTCAATTTGAAGCATTAACATTTTATCCAAAATTACAAGAAATTGTACAAGGAGAAATTGTAGACATTACTGACTTTGGTGCATTTGTAAGAATTGGTCCTACAGATGCATTACTTCACTTGTCACAAGTTATGGATGATTATCTAAAGAGTGATGTAAAATCTGGAATGATTTTAGCTAATCAAAGTGGAAGAACATTAAAAGTTGGTTCAACACTTCGTGCAAGAATCACTGCAGTTTCATTAGGTAAAGCAGCTGCAATGGGAAAGATTGGAATTACATGCAGACAGCCATTCCTAGGTGCAGATGAATGGATTGAAGAAGAGATTAAGAAATCTTCTGGCGGTGCAGAAGAACCAGCAAAAGAAGCTAAAGTAGAGGCAAGTTAA
- a CDS encoding DUF2024 family protein translates to MEIHVYDTYVKAADGHTMHFDVITGEKDHDKAISYGKEWLKSIGEENATMTQNECQFCHSQGAPEPVEQAIKENGYFIQKMEGCP, encoded by the coding sequence ATGGAAATTCACGTATACGACACTTATGTCAAAGCAGCAGACGGTCACACTATGCACTTTGATGTAATTACTGGTGAAAAAGACCACGACAAAGCCATCTCATATGGTAAAGAGTGGTTGAAATCCATTGGAGAAGAAAATGCAACAATGACACAAAACGAATGTCAATTTTGTCACTCCCAAGGTGCACCAGAGCCTGTTGAACAGGCAATTAAGGAAAACGGCTACTTTATCCAAAAAATGGAAGGCTGTCCTTAA
- a CDS encoding cyclophilin-like fold protein, whose translation MKHKIHIDVESSKIILKLDDTYSPKTVNEFVEKLPFTVDLNVWGDEIYSSKSPITQPEENAKSPVELNDVAYWPTGKAICLFYGPTPIGNPGEITPASPVNVIGKVVSPDKSILSMVDGTKATFRKA comes from the coding sequence ATGAAACATAAAATTCACATTGATGTCGAATCTTCAAAAATAATCTTAAAGTTAGATGACACTTATTCTCCAAAAACTGTAAATGAATTTGTTGAAAAATTACCCTTTACAGTAGATCTTAATGTTTGGGGTGATGAAATCTATTCCTCAAAATCTCCCATTACTCAGCCTGAAGAAAATGCAAAGTCTCCTGTAGAACTAAATGATGTTGCCTATTGGCCAACAGGAAAAGCTATTTGCTTATTTTATGGTCCCACTCCAATTGGAAATCCTGGAGAGATAACTCCTGCATCACCTGTGAATGTAATTGGCAAAGTAGTGTCTCCTGACAAATCAATTCTTAGTATGGTTGATGGAACAAAGGCTACCTTTAGGAAGGCATGA
- the spt4 gene encoding transcription elongation factor subunit Spt4, with protein sequence MAREMACRKCKYVTVGKVCPVCKSSDLTPDWSGVVLVVDPTNSEISKTLGITQKGKYAIKVT encoded by the coding sequence ATGGCACGAGAAATGGCATGCAGAAAATGCAAGTATGTAACTGTTGGAAAAGTTTGTCCAGTATGCAAATCATCAGATTTAACACCAGATTGGAGTGGAGTTGTATTAGTGGTAGATCCAACAAACTCTGAGATTTCAAAAACTCTTGGAATTACTCAGAAAGGCAAGTATGCAATTAAAGTAACATAA
- the nadC gene encoding carboxylating nicotinate-nucleotide diphosphorylase has product MLSFNSKKQLSQFLAEDIGKGDITSALLPKKKITVRIISRESAIVGGAAHARQIFKIKGCNARILKKDGSKVRPNETIMTISGDAGKILTCERTALNLLTRMSGIATQTNELVKKIPKKTKLYATRKTAPGLRYFDKEAVEIGGGKKHRLRLDEMVMIKDNHIAVGSSLESLIKKAKKKHRKFEVEVENTPDAVLAAKEGATIIMLDNFTPNQIRKTIAVLKNQKLRKKVLLEASGGINSKNISKYGQTGVDIISVGSITNSVKGIDVSLEI; this is encoded by the coding sequence ATGTTGTCATTTAATTCTAAAAAGCAGTTGTCACAATTTCTAGCTGAAGATATTGGTAAAGGAGACATTACAAGTGCATTATTACCTAAAAAGAAAATTACAGTTAGGATAATTTCAAGAGAAAGTGCAATAGTAGGTGGAGCTGCACATGCAAGACAGATTTTCAAAATTAAAGGATGTAATGCAAGAATATTGAAGAAAGATGGTTCGAAGGTACGTCCAAATGAAACAATAATGACCATTTCGGGGGATGCAGGAAAGATTTTGACATGTGAAAGAACTGCACTTAATCTTTTAACAAGAATGAGTGGAATTGCAACGCAGACAAACGAACTTGTAAAAAAAATTCCAAAGAAAACTAAACTCTATGCTACAAGAAAAACTGCACCAGGATTACGATACTTTGACAAAGAAGCAGTGGAGATAGGAGGAGGTAAAAAACACAGATTACGACTAGATGAAATGGTCATGATAAAAGATAATCACATTGCAGTAGGTAGTTCACTTGAATCATTAATCAAAAAAGCAAAAAAGAAACATAGAAAGTTTGAAGTTGAAGTTGAAAATACACCTGATGCAGTTCTTGCTGCAAAAGAAGGTGCAACAATTATCATGTTAGATAATTTTACTCCGAATCAAATTAGAAAAACAATCGCAGTTCTTAAGAATCAAAAATTACGAAAAAAAGTTTTGCTTGAAGCATCAGGGGGGATTAATTCAAAAAATATTTCCAAATACGGACAAACAGGAGTAGACATTATTTCAGTGGGAAGTATTACAAATTCCGTAAAAGGAATTGATGTAAGTTTAGAAATTTAG
- a CDS encoding tetratricopeptide repeat protein, producing MTVLVGLFSRTPKDPNQKRNQEKFKEFKKLAKQKKYDDALKLGTEYLRMVPNNHDALFTVGGIYYLKKKYKTAISHFDQALEIGSYDVDVLLLKAYSHQKLGENKRAIQCCEKIQEVDPKNKAASELLSQLNS from the coding sequence GTGACTGTTTTGGTTGGATTATTTAGTAGAACTCCAAAAGATCCTAATCAAAAAAGAAATCAAGAAAAATTCAAAGAATTCAAGAAACTTGCCAAGCAAAAAAAGTATGATGATGCTCTAAAATTAGGTACAGAATATCTTAGGATGGTTCCAAACAACCACGATGCCTTGTTTACTGTAGGCGGAATCTATTATCTGAAGAAAAAATACAAAACTGCTATTTCTCATTTTGATCAAGCACTTGAAATTGGTTCGTATGATGTTGATGTCTTACTTTTGAAAGCATATTCACATCAAAAACTAGGTGAAAACAAACGTGCAATTCAATGTTGTGAAAAAATCCAAGAAGTAGATCCTAAAAATAAAGCAGCTTCTGAATTATTATCTCAATTAAATTCCTAA
- a CDS encoding sodium-translocating pyrophosphatase encodes MEISEILPFIAGIASFLVAGGLVAWISKQPAGTKEMMDISNAVKVGAAAFLKREMKIIIPVAIALTVIIGAFLTPSNGLAFAVGAALSAVAGIISLKITVKAAVRAAHLSNDGLGKTFAMAFRGGATVGLAVPAMALMAIAGLYVIYPDPITIAGVGIGASLIALFIRIGGGIFTKAADMGADLVGKVEANIPEDDPRNPATIADNVGDNVGDAAGMGSDVYESYIVTILAALLIAALIGAPNYFLYPILVGSSGMIASIIGVVIVGSKGVTDVMKPLNRSFYVSAAIAIALNYVFITQFIEQNQAAYALFGTTVIGVILVPVIQKITDRYTSYQHGPVNEIADSAKWGYASLTLMGIIKGMQSTGPFMIALVVAIIISYSIAAAAAPEGADPVLYGIFGTSLTAMAMLSLAGIVLSIDAFGPIADNAGGIVEMTGMGEENRKVTDEIDAVGNTTKAVTKGFAIASAALAALAMIQAFQFEAAHIFEGVLDLDYSLTNPAIIVGLLVGGLIPFIITGQLINGVSRAAGKMVDEVRRQFKSDPEILTGKSKPDYAKCVDIATVASIRELWKPAIVAIIAPIILGIILGPTAVAGLLMGSVVTGILLAYHLANTGGAWDNAKKLVEMKGEKGSEVHKVAVVGDIIGDPYKDTAGPALNTVIKLLNTIAIVFVSAFVAILAI; translated from the coding sequence ATGGAAATCTCTGAGATTCTGCCATTTATCGCAGGAATTGCATCATTTTTAGTTGCTGGTGGATTAGTTGCTTGGATTTCAAAGCAACCTGCTGGAACAAAAGAGATGATGGATATCTCAAATGCTGTCAAAGTTGGCGCTGCAGCATTTCTGAAAAGAGAGATGAAAATTATCATTCCTGTTGCAATTGCATTAACTGTAATTATTGGAGCATTCCTTACTCCTTCAAACGGTCTTGCATTTGCAGTTGGCGCAGCATTATCGGCTGTTGCAGGAATTATCTCATTAAAAATTACAGTAAAAGCAGCAGTAAGAGCTGCACATCTAAGCAATGACGGACTAGGAAAAACATTTGCCATGGCCTTTAGAGGCGGTGCAACCGTTGGTCTTGCAGTACCTGCAATGGCATTAATGGCAATTGCTGGTTTGTATGTAATTTATCCAGACCCAATTACAATTGCAGGTGTTGGAATTGGAGCAAGTCTTATTGCATTATTTATCAGAATTGGTGGTGGTATCTTCACAAAAGCTGCGGATATGGGAGCAGACTTGGTAGGAAAAGTTGAAGCAAATATTCCTGAAGATGATCCTAGAAACCCTGCAACTATTGCAGACAACGTAGGAGATAACGTTGGAGATGCAGCTGGAATGGGTTCTGATGTTTACGAATCTTATATTGTTACAATTTTGGCAGCATTACTAATTGCAGCATTAATTGGTGCACCAAACTATTTCCTTTATCCAATCTTAGTCGGTTCATCTGGAATGATTGCATCAATCATTGGTGTTGTTATTGTAGGTTCAAAAGGTGTTACGGATGTAATGAAACCGCTTAATCGTTCGTTTTATGTTTCAGCAGCAATTGCAATCGCATTAAACTATGTGTTTATCACTCAATTCATTGAACAAAACCAAGCAGCATATGCTTTGTTTGGAACTACCGTAATTGGAGTAATTTTGGTTCCTGTGATTCAAAAAATTACTGATAGATATACTAGTTACCAACACGGTCCTGTTAATGAAATTGCAGACTCTGCAAAATGGGGATATGCATCATTAACCTTGATGGGAATTATCAAAGGCATGCAATCAACTGGGCCATTCATGATTGCATTAGTTGTTGCAATTATCATATCTTATAGCATCGCAGCTGCAGCAGCTCCTGAAGGTGCAGACCCAGTACTATATGGCATATTTGGAACTTCTCTAACTGCTATGGCAATGTTGAGTCTTGCAGGAATTGTTCTAAGTATAGATGCATTTGGTCCAATTGCTGATAATGCAGGCGGTATTGTTGAGATGACTGGAATGGGAGAAGAAAATCGTAAAGTTACAGATGAAATTGATGCTGTTGGAAATACAACTAAAGCAGTTACAAAAGGATTTGCTATTGCCAGTGCTGCATTAGCTGCATTAGCAATGATTCAAGCATTCCAATTTGAAGCAGCACATATCTTTGAAGGCGTATTAGATTTAGATTATAGTTTAACAAATCCTGCAATCATTGTTGGTCTTTTGGTGGGTGGATTAATTCCATTCATCATCACTGGTCAGTTAATTAACGGTGTATCTCGTGCTGCTGGAAAGATGGTAGATGAGGTTAGACGTCAATTCAAATCTGATCCTGAAATTTTAACTGGTAAATCAAAACCTGATTATGCAAAGTGTGTAGATATTGCAACTGTTGCTTCTATCCGTGAACTTTGGAAACCAGCAATTGTTGCAATTATAGCTCCAATTATTCTTGGTATAATATTAGGTCCAACTGCCGTGGCTGGATTACTTATGGGTTCTGTTGTAACTGGCATTCTCCTTGCTTATCACTTGGCTAACACTGGTGGTGCATGGGATAACGCAAAGAAACTTGTTGAAATGAAAGGTGAGAAAGGTTCTGAAGTACACAAAGTAGCAGTCGTTGGTGATATCATTGGTGACCCATACAAAGACACTGCAGGTCCAGCTCTTAACACAGTAATCAAACTACTTAATACAATTGCAATAGTGTTTGTATCTGCATTTGTAGCAATACTTGCAATCTAA